The DNA region GTCGGCGTAGGCCTTGGTAAAGGCCGCGCCCAGCAGCAGGATCAGTGCCGAGTAATAAACCCAGAGCATCAGGATCACCAGCGAGCCGGCGGCGCCGTAGACCGAGGTGACGCTGCTCTGGCCGAGGTAGATCGCGATCAGGGCCTTGCCGCCGGTGAATAGCGTCGAAGTGAAGAGGGCGCCGATCCAGACGTCGACCCACTTCAAGTGAACGTCGGGCAAGACCTTGAAGATCAGGGCGAAGACCAAGGCGATGAAGAGGATCGACCAGACCGCGTTGGCCACCGGCAGGAACCACTCCGGGATCGCCAGGTACCAAGCCAGACCCTTGCCGAAGGCATTGAGAGCTGCGCTGATTGCCAGCGAGACCAGCATCAGGAAGCCGAGGGCGATGAGCATGCCGATCGAAAGCAGGCGGTTGAGGAAAAAGTCCTTCACCTGGCCGATCACCGGCTTGGCCTTGACACACCAGAGGTCGTTCAAGGTCGATTTCAGGTAGGTCAGGGTTCCGGTGGCGCCGACGACGACTAAGGCGACGCCCCATAGGGTGGCGGAGGTTCCCTTGCCGCTGAAGGCCGCGTTCTCGACGATGGTTTGGAGAGTTTTGGCGGCCTCGTCGCCGACGAAGCCTCGCAGCTCGCCGAAGAGATGGCCTTTGACCGCCGCTTCGTCGAAGGCCCA from bacterium includes:
- a CDS encoding YihY/virulence factor BrkB family protein; the protein is MGSLLKRTAFRWMEINPFGRAAALAYITLFSMAPTLLIVMAVAGWAFDEAAVKGHLFGELRGFVGDEAAKTLQTIVENAAFSGKGTSATLWGVALVVVGATGTLTYLKSTLNDLWCVKAKPVIGQVKDFFLNRLLSIGMLIALGFLMLVSLAISAALNAFGKGLAWYLAIPEWFLPVANAVWSILFIALVFALIFKVLPDVHLKWVDVWIGALFTSTLFTGGKALIAIYLGQSSVTSVYGAAGSLVILMLWVYYSALILLLGAAFTKAYADHRQVHVEPTAQAVPVHVKKVLVAD